Proteins encoded by one window of Cuniculiplasma divulgatum:
- a CDS encoding ABC transporter permease has translation MVILTAIPVKYIIKRLIIFVSVFFGALTLNFVLPRLMPGDPAEIVYEDLLKDSGGTINIAYLHQLEAEYGISTNKPIYLQYFSYLNDLFHGNLGISISFYPDPVSSILAEALPWTLFLVISAVTISFFIGNRLGRYAGINRNTGKDLLIDLFSMFMAAFPAFVLAFILLDIFSVYGKIFPIGGAYSDSVNMGFNIPFIISTMYHAVLPVGTIILTSLGGWVLGMRNNIIPNVNSDYISFSQNLGMKDYQIKSIAYRNALLPNLTGFSMSIGLSVSGVIIEESIFSYPGVGMYMITAIDNLDYPLLQGIFLMVIIAVLVGNLIVDILLGFLDPRIKQEGE, from the coding sequence ATGGTGATTTTAACGGCTATACCTGTAAAATATATTATTAAACGACTTATAATTTTTGTAAGTGTATTTTTTGGGGCTCTCACTCTAAATTTTGTTTTACCAAGATTGATGCCTGGAGACCCTGCAGAAATTGTTTATGAAGATTTATTAAAAGATTCTGGAGGGACAATAAACATTGCATACTTACATCAGCTCGAGGCAGAATATGGAATTTCAACGAACAAACCTATTTATTTACAGTATTTCTCTTATTTAAATGATTTATTTCACGGTAATCTTGGAATTTCAATCTCTTTTTATCCTGATCCAGTTTCATCCATATTAGCTGAAGCGCTTCCATGGACTTTATTTTTGGTAATATCTGCTGTAACTATTTCATTCTTCATAGGTAACAGACTTGGAAGATATGCAGGCATTAATAGGAATACTGGAAAGGATTTGTTAATTGATTTATTTTCTATGTTCATGGCAGCTTTTCCTGCCTTTGTTCTTGCATTTATACTACTGGATATTTTTTCAGTATACGGAAAGATATTTCCTATCGGCGGTGCATACTCTGATTCTGTGAATATGGGATTTAACATTCCATTTATAATTAGCACGATGTATCACGCTGTTCTCCCCGTAGGTACTATAATTCTTACATCCCTTGGAGGTTGGGTCCTTGGTATGAGGAATAACATAATTCCAAATGTAAATAGTGACTATATCAGTTTTTCCCAAAATCTTGGAATGAAGGACTATCAGATAAAGAGCATTGCATATAGGAATGCACTTCTACCGAATTTAACTGGATTTTCTATGTCTATTGGGTTGTCTGTAAGCGGTGTTATTATAGAGGAATCTATATTCTCGTATCCTGGTGTAGGGATGTATATGATCACTGCCATAGATAACCTCGATTACCCTCTATTGCAGGGAATATTTTTAATGGTTATAATTGCAGTTCTTGTGGGTAATCTTATTGTGGATATCCTACTGGGTTTCCTGGATCCACGAATAAAGCAGGAGGGTGAGTAA
- a CDS encoding ABC transporter permease has translation MSNIQENKTKEGMISKIRENRAFDIIFKIFKPLGVLLQNNKSKAGFLLLLSIIIFAVVGIFYTPYPPNAYLFKKSIPPSYSHLLGTTGYGQDVFSQLIGGAAPTLLIGFSVGILGTLISVFVGVLSGFASKGANEVINAIVNVFLVIPGVLLIMLFGAYFLGIHQNLGYFPTILILVVTGWAFGARTFRSVTLSVAKRDYILSSILIGERKMSIIFRQIIKSIMPVIVSNFFFTAMYGTMGLTFVEYLGVGNLQQVNWGTMLYWAINNEAYLVGEWWWILPPAIFIAVLMFAFILLNFGMDEIANPALRVFKVKKNKVKS, from the coding sequence GTGAGTAATATTCAGGAAAATAAGACTAAAGAAGGAATGATTTCAAAAATACGGGAAAACAGAGCATTTGATATAATATTTAAGATATTTAAGCCACTTGGTGTTCTTCTTCAAAACAACAAATCAAAAGCCGGTTTTCTTCTATTGCTTTCTATCATCATTTTTGCTGTTGTTGGAATTTTTTATACACCATACCCTCCAAACGCATATCTTTTCAAGAAAAGTATTCCTCCATCCTATTCCCATCTTCTTGGTACAACGGGTTATGGTCAGGACGTATTTTCCCAATTAATAGGAGGTGCTGCACCAACATTACTCATTGGATTTTCCGTGGGTATACTGGGTACATTGATATCCGTTTTCGTAGGAGTTTTGTCCGGATTTGCATCAAAGGGTGCGAATGAAGTAATAAATGCAATAGTGAATGTGTTTTTGGTAATTCCAGGAGTTTTGTTAATAATGCTCTTTGGTGCGTATTTTCTGGGTATTCATCAGAATCTTGGTTATTTTCCAACAATCCTAATCCTTGTGGTGACAGGTTGGGCATTTGGTGCTAGAACTTTTAGATCTGTTACCCTGTCAGTTGCAAAGAGAGATTACATTCTTTCTTCAATTCTAATAGGTGAAAGAAAAATGAGCATTATATTCAGGCAAATAATTAAATCAATTATGCCTGTAATCGTTTCAAATTTCTTTTTTACCGCCATGTATGGTACCATGGGACTTACATTCGTTGAGTATCTTGGAGTTGGTAATCTACAGCAGGTCAATTGGGGAACAATGCTATACTGGGCCATAAATAACGAAGCCTATCTTGTTGGAGAGTGGTGGTGGATATTGCCACCTGCAATCTTTATAGCAGTTTTAATGTTTGCCTTCATACTATTGAACTTTGGAATGGATGAAATCGCCAATCCAGCGTTGAGAGTTTTTAAGGTTAAGAAAAATAAGGTGAAGTCATGA
- a CDS encoding ABC transporter ATP-binding protein, producing the protein MSLMEIQNLTKEFTVRKSLTKGDIVKALDEVSLELREKELLGIVGASGSGKSTLARLMVLLYRPTSGKIIFNNEDVSHHKGQRLKVYRKNIQMVFQDPYASLDPFHNVEWHIKRPLLINHYKGNVSDRVQELLTQVKLDPPSQFLDKYPHQMSGGQRQRVYMARALATEPKVLIADEPVSMLDVSLRIEILELLLSLRENLGISIIYITHDLNTVSMITDRIYVLNKGKVVESGNTKQVIENPVDEYTRRLIKAAPDPYKKIEVD; encoded by the coding sequence ATGAGTTTGATGGAAATTCAAAATCTCACAAAGGAGTTTACAGTCAGAAAAAGTCTTACAAAGGGTGACATAGTAAAGGCACTTGATGAAGTTAGTCTAGAATTAAGGGAAAAGGAATTACTTGGTATTGTAGGTGCAAGTGGTAGTGGAAAAAGTACACTAGCTAGACTAATGGTTCTTCTATATCGACCAACATCTGGAAAAATTATCTTTAACAATGAGGATGTTTCACACCACAAAGGGCAGAGGCTAAAGGTGTACCGAAAAAATATTCAGATGGTGTTTCAGGATCCATATGCCTCTCTAGATCCATTTCATAATGTGGAATGGCACATAAAGAGACCATTGTTAATCAATCATTACAAGGGCAACGTTAGTGATCGTGTGCAGGAGCTTCTGACACAGGTAAAACTTGACCCTCCATCGCAATTTCTCGATAAATACCCACATCAAATGTCTGGTGGGCAAAGACAAAGAGTGTATATGGCCAGGGCTCTTGCTACAGAACCCAAGGTACTAATTGCGGATGAACCGGTTTCCATGCTGGATGTGTCTCTCAGAATTGAAATCCTGGAACTTCTTCTTTCCCTTAGAGAAAACTTAGGAATTAGTATAATTTATATAACGCATGATCTGAACACAGTTAGTATGATTACCGATAGAATATATGTGCTCAATAAGGGGAAGGTTGTTGAGTCCGGAAACACAAAACAGGTAATTGAAAATCCAGTGGACGAATATACTAGAAGATTAATAAAGGCCGCCCCAGATCCATATAAGAAAATTGAGGTGGACTAA